GGTGTTAGTTGAGGAAGGCTTCCCCAAAATTTCATGAGAATTAGGCCTTGAGAGATGAAGGTCTGCTTGGCAGACCTTGGGGTAAAGGCTTCCAGCCAGAGAAAGCCCCATGTCCTGAGGCATGAGAACACAGCAGGTCCAAGGGCATGAAGGTGAGTTTGGTCTGGCTGGGTTGAAAGATACATGGAAAGGGTGGTTTGGGGTGGGATGGAGGGGGCACTGTAATCGGAGCAGATCTGGAAAGGTCTTGAATGCCATGTGAGCAATTTGGACTTTATCACTTCAGCAGTTGGGGAGATGTCAGGGTTACACGCAGGACAGTGGCATCATCACCGTGTTTTAGGAAGAACCTTCTGGGAGCTGTGTGGAAGAGGGGCTGGAAGTCTGGGAGATCATTTGGGAGACTTTGGACCTGACCTCAGACAGAGGCAATGAGCATGGGAGAGAAGGGATATTGAGGTAAAACGTATAGAAGGTTTTGATGACTGGTTACGTGTGATTGAAGAGCACATTGAGGTTTCTGCTTTGAGCCAAGTTAATGTGGCTGAAATCACCAGAAATCAGGAGGTTTGTGGGTGGGGAATAATTTGTTTGCTTTTGGAGATTTCTGAGGTCCCTGTAATGGACACCTAGATAGAGGTGGCTGGTAGACAATTGGAAATGTGTGTGGTGCAGAGGAGAGGATGGGGCTGGAGAGAGGTTCTCCCTGACACCCCTACTTTCTTTTGAACAAACACCAAGAATCGACTGTGTGCCAAAGATCCAGATAAAATTTAGTTCCAAGCCTTAGGATCTCACGCTCAGCTAGGGGAGACCCTCGAGCATATGGATAGACTACAGTACAGAGTAATTCTGGCAGCTGTAGTAAAAGGTAGATATCTGGGACCCTTGGCCCAGAGATTTGAGAGATGTTGTTGCTGAAGTGGTGGGAGTAGAGGAGAGAGTGCACACAGATGGAGTGTGAACACCTACGAAAGGggactttctttgctttttcttttttacacagCTGGAACATTGATTATAAGAGTACAGTGGTGTAACATGGGTGCTGATGGGCGGCAcgtctttgttctttctttcacaAGGGGACTTTCTGTATTGTAAAAGCACTTTCTGTGGAGAGTGCTTTAATCATGATTCTAAGGGAATTTCGGGGAGACTGGGATGGGGAAGGGGAGATGGTTTGGGATGGAgctatgggggagggggaggaaggggtcAGGACTTTTAAGACCCTGCCTTTGGTTTTCAGAGGGaactgtgggggtgggaggacggGCGGTGGGAGCTCTTGCCTTAAACACAAGGCTGGTTCTGCTGACAGCCACACTTAGACACAGatggtaaaaataaacacttCCCAGTTACATGGTTGCCTGAAGTGGGTGGTGAAGGCGAAGAGGGAGAACATTAGAGGAAGCAAGTTTAGCGCTAAGTTTAAGGCTGGAAAGCCCTCTTAAGGAAGGGAAGAAGTCGGAGAGGGCACAGGTGAGTGGACATCCTGGGCAGACCAGTCTGAACATGTGAGAGCAGGGGCTTGGGAAGGTGTGTACAGGAACAGTCATGTCTGATTACTCTTACCTCTGGATGAAATGAAATCAGAAGGCATCACAGTTGTAGAGAGGCTCTTAAAAATGTGGCATACAATTCAACGTACAAGAAGAAGCCAGGAAATGATTTTTGTTATGAtaaatcctttataaaaggagaaatttaagATAATAGAACATCTAGATATGATTAGTGAAAAATGGAAATGGCGAGCCGGTTAGTTTCAACatatattccacaaatatttattgagtgtctcctGTGTACTTGGTGCTCTTCAAGGAGCCAGGGCTACAGTAGTGAACGAGAGATCTAATCACTTGCTTTAGACATACACTTGGAACTACTTAACCTTCTGAGTTAAATCTGGGCATGGGTCTTAAATTGTCTAAATTGCTGAGATCACTTTGTTCTGTTGCAGTGTTCTTTCATTGGCTAGCAGCTCCACTAGCCTCGTAAATAATCAGAAACTGCCATCCATGTGCATTTGGCAGAAAACTATGGAAATTAGGTTGCAGAAAATCCACTGTAGCAGCAGTGCTAGTATGGACTGCCAGCACTGGATGGGGCTTCAGAGAACACCCGCTTCAGCTTTATAATTTAGAGGAGTCAGCAGTCAGGGAGAAAGGGGGACTTGCCTAATGTCACACAACGAGTGTCAGAGTTAAGAGCAGTGCCCTCGGAGTTTTCAGATAGGATAGTGGAGAAGGCTTGAGGGTACCTAGCAAAAGGGCATCTGGCTGGTGAGAGGGTTCCAGCGAGGAGGTGTGCGGGGAGGGGTTGAAAACAAATCCTGAGGCTTGGCTTTTAGGCCCTCCTCTGTGACTAGGACTCCAGGAAGCCCCGGacttttctctgagcctcagtctcctcatctggaaaatgagaggATTGGACTGAAGTACCTTCCTCATTTTAACATGTTAGGATCTATGTTGTTTCCAGAAGAGGTTGTTTGGGGGACGCTGAGTCAAAACACCAGGATAGGAAATTGCCTCTCATCTCTTTAGAGCAAACTAATCACCCATAACCTCTTTTTAAACCCTGGGGTTGGGTAGGGGGtgcaagctctctggtgtcttttctttccttatccTCTTGaaccagggccccacccttacGATCTCATTTGatcttaattacttccttaaagGCCCAGTATCCAAATACAGTCACCCTAGGGGTTAGGGTTGCAACAAatgaattttggggggggagggtacaAACGTTCCGTCCATAACAGATGGATTTTTAAGGTGGATATTGAGTATACTTATTACAGCGCCTTCTGGTGGTTTAGTCAGtgttattgttttggaaattatgctGATTGCTTCCTATTTGTTCGTTTGTGATATTGGAATCCTGCTCTGTTATTTCATTCTGTCGCTGGGTCTTTGCCTAGCCCAAGAGGAGCTTCCGTTGCATTTggattttgctatttttatttgacCATTTTTACTTTAATGCAGGTTTTGGTATACTGATCGTTTTATCACGTATGATACTCATTCTCTGTATGGGAGGCAGTTTTACATCTATATCAAAATACACTCATTCGCTAAATTTTGCCGAGGGCCCACTATAGGAGGGTCTCTGGGCTGCTTGTACTACAGCCACACAGAAGGGTGGGTAGCACTCTGTCTAGTGGAACAGCAGATGGAAAAGATGATCCATACTGAGCAGAGttggggggctgggaggggcagttTCTAATAAAAGCTGATGTAGCAGAGAAGGCTTGTTGTGTTGTCATCTATAACCAATTATGGACATTCCTGAGCAGTTTTAAGCTAGAATGTGTTGTCTAGCCTTGAAGTTTCTATTAATAAGCTTTGCCCAGAGATCTCTTTCTTCAGGAAGTGTTTGTTTACTTAGGACTGTCAATCAAGTGCTCAAGCAGAATGTTAGTGTTCAGTTCCCCTGAGGCGTGGACCGTTTTAAAGCTCCATGTTATTGCtgcagttacttttcaaatatGCATTCTCCTCAGATCAACAGTGGAAATTATTTCAGAACTCTAGTTAGAGTGAAAGAAGTGCATCTGGGGCAGATGAGGGGATGTGGACTCTAGGTTTGAGACATAGAAGGGGGAGGTGATGAGagtagggagggaaggagaggggagggaaagagccTACAAATGGAGACAGAAGCAGATACAGCTCCTGCTAGGTAACTCTAACCTAGGACTTTGCCCTGCTGATAATTAGATTACTAATTGACATGTAATTTGAGCAGGGGCACTAGGAGCTGTCACTAGGTCTGAAAGAAGAGGGCTGGGCCAAGAGAGAGCAGCATGTGTGTGGAGTCAGACGGGTCTGAATCCTGGTTCTGCTCCTTACTATTTGTGTAACCACAGGCAAGTTACTGAGCCTCACTTTTCAGATCTgggaaataggaataataattgGTTAGTGGAGATAAACAGCCTGCTTCATGAGGCTGTTGGGGATCCATAGGGGACCTTTAGGGTGCACCTTCTCATACCAGAATCCCTTTAGAGCCCTGCAGGATGCAACCACATGGCCAAGGGAGGCCTGCTGTTCTACAAAATTAAGCAAAGTAAATTGGTAACTCTGGGTTTACTTAGCTAGTGATTAAATAACAGTTTAGTTAATAGCCTATTAATGGTCCCCAGGTGTTGGTAATTTTGAGTATTTGCTTTTGAGAGCAGTTGTATAATTTCTTCCAGTACTttcataaagtttcttttttttttaacagtgtaaAAAACGATGCTCTTAGGGGCTATttttgggagaattaaatgatatAGTGCATATTAAGCAGTTAGTATAGTGTCAAACCCACAGTAAAGGCTCAATAAATGTATCTGCTATTGTCATTATTGCTGTTATTAGAGACTCAGCTGACCATACACTTAAGGTCCTTTGTGAGTTTAGATTCCCCACCATCCCACCACCACCTGCTGGCAGCTAGTGGTACTGCACACATTGTGAGAAAGAATTATTAAATTGCTTGAAACTATGTAGTTTCAATTCCACTAAGTATCACAGGGACTTTGTTCTGTCAGAGTGTGGCTTATTTGCCTGAGAGCTGCAGTGCATATATCACTAAACAATGAAGGGACATTTCTCATCTCCCCAGCTggcatagatttaaaaaatgttaacagcAGAAGTCAATGAAGTGGGAACGTCAATTGGTACACCAACCCTGGAGGACAGATGGTGATGGAACAAAAGTCTTAAGTGTTTTTATCTTTTGTGGCAACCATtcctcttctaggaatttatcttgaagaaataatcaaggatagaaaaaaagatttatttagaaagaaaatatataatgtataaaatagCGTTACCTGTAATAGAACAAAACAGGGAACAATCCCTTTTCCATTTGTGAATCAGATTCTTAGTCTTCATGACAGTGATTCTGAAAAGGAGTGGGGCATTAGAGAAGGTAAACATCTCTTGAGGGCAGAAGAGTTGAGATGGGCATTATTTCAGAATCTGCTTTGAGGGCTGTGTAGGTTAAGAACATTCAGTACACGTATCGATTCTGTAGTAAAAACTATAGGACATAAAGTTGGACATAGACATCTTGGCAGATAGAGATAATACAGAAAGATATCTTGTAGGGAGTGTGTGTTAATAAATTTCAGTTTGGGAACATTGATGTATAGGATATAGGAATATTGATGAaggtgaaaaattaatttttgaccTTTGGGGAAGGAGGGGCCTGGATTGGATCATCGTAGGAACATTAGAGCAGCACGACTAAAGCCCAGGCCTGGGAATTTAGGGGTGCAGGGACATGTCTCCAAAGATAAATCCCCCCTTGTTTAGCTTTGCCCAAGATCTGAGGACCAGACCACCTTTGACTTGTCTGAATCTTTCGATTTCTGATACTGCTGTGTCCATGATGAACGTGAGGCAGGTTATCTTGAATATGGAGACACTGATCACGCTAACCTTAATTCTGGGGGGGAGGTGGTGTTTAGTGGGAGGCCCTGATCAGGTTCTGCTGCCCTCCTGTAAAGCCCACATTCCACGGCCTCAATTTTAAGGTTCTCTGATCTGGCGAGGTCCCTTCCAACCTGAGGTCTAACAGATTTCAGTTATTTACAACTACAGTAACCTCTCCCCAGGGGTAGCTGACTTGTAATACTGTGATTTTAAATCGGTGTGCTGTAAACTTAAAAGCCACAGCCTTTCcctactttttattatggaattcCTGAAACGTGCACAAggatcaagagaaaaaaattcagtgaatCTTTGTATACCCATCATCCTTGTCAATATTCAGATGTCCCATTTTTGGCCAGTGGGACTCTTTTCAAGTTAGTTTCTAATTCTTTTGATATGGGTTGGTCAGTTTCAAATGGACTACATCATCAGTATCTTGATGCTTGCCTGTAATCCTGAAAAAATCAGAGGCTTAGGGATCGTAAGGAGGACTGGGCATGTTGGCCCTTTCCACAAAGGGGACATGCACCATTTGCTTTATTGCTGCATTCTCTGTTGCTTAGCTACATTCTTGCCATAATGTGTCTGAGATTAATTTTTGTTGGAAGTTTCCTGGGATTAAAAGGTGTAGGAAAATGTAGGATCATAAAACACACATAGGTTTAGTGGACTAAgacatttactaagcacctatTGTGTGAAAGATGCTGGTGCAGCACTGGGGAGGATGGCAAGATGACCCAAGGAGTCATGGCTGAGTAATTTGAAGTCACCCCAGGTGAAAGCCCAAGAGATAGCTGTGAAATGATAATCGGAATACCAGACTTTTCAAAGcctagaagcagagagtagaacagTGCTTACCAGGGACTGGAGATAGAGGGTGGAGGAAATagggagatgctggtcaaagggtacaaagtgcAGTTACATAGGATGAATAAGTCTAGAGATCCAATCTATGGGAATGATGACTATAGCTGATGATACTGTGTTGAATATTGGAAATATGATAGAGTAGCTTTTAGGCACTCTCATCACACACATAAAAGGTAACTATGTGAAAAGATGATATTTagtttgattgtggtaatcatttctctATATCAAATGAAatttatatatgttaaatatgtacaatttttattaaaaatgtaaaaaagtatGTAGACTTTAATAGTGATAAGGGAGAATACatcatttcaaatttttaaaataaaattgataccTCTTACTATAATGTGAACAGAGATTTTAAAGGAATATGTATAATAAAAATGGCTATTTTTtggtatgtttaaaaaaatgattagaaAACTATTAGGACAGTCCAGGTTCTTGACTTCTCAGGTCACCATCTTTGTGATCTTGTGTAATCCATTTCACCTTACTGGCCCTTAGTTCCCTCAATTGAAAAGaaggataaggaagatgtggtagtATATgtacacaaaggaatattattcagtcacaaaaagaaggCTATCCTGCCATTTGCGACATCGATGGACCTtgaggtattatgctaagtgaaataagtcagacagaaaaagacaaataccatatgatctcacttacatgtggaatcttaaaaaaaaatcattgatatagagaacagattggtgctTGCCAGAGATGGGGGTTAGGGGGAGGGAATGGGCAAAATCGgtaaggtggtcaaaaggtacaaacttccagctataaaataaataagtcctgggggtgcaatatacagcatggtgactatagttaatagtaTTGTATATTGGAAAGTTGCTATGAGAAgagatcttaaaagaaaaaaaattgcaactgtgtggtgatggatgttaactagacttactgtgatggTCATTTcactatacatatatttatataaaatcattGTTATGTACCTAAAATattataatgttacatgtcaagtatatctcaattttaaaaatccattggtTAGTAAATGGATATAGACTGTGCTACAActataaaatggaatatcattcagcaatgaaaaggaatgaagtattgatatgTGGTACAATGCAGACAGACTTTGAAATcactatgctcagtgaaagaagaaaGTCACAAAAGACCTTATATTGAAttactccatttatatgaaacgtaGAGGGGAGAAAGTGGTGTTGGACTCAAGCTCTAAACATCCAGGCCCTTACACCTCTGAAATTATCTAAATTATTTACAAAGAACTGTACACTTGTAAAAGAGGCCCTTAGACCTTAAGGATCACAGACTCCAAACcgtcattttaaagatgaagaaactgaagttccTGTAGGACCATGGACctatccaaggtcacagagagaTGGAAATGTCAGATCTTTTAGGGGTGATTTCTTGATGATTCTAAAACCTTGATAGTATTTACATTATCTGTTGTATTTGACCACACGGTGGCTTCTCTTGCCTTCAGCTGTGACAAAACTTTGAGAGAACTGCCTAACATTATGAATTTGGGGAATTATCAGTTCCCTAGCActaagcagaaataaatgatcaCATTAGAATTCCACATAGATgttccagcttttcttttttggctgCTCTGTACCAGATAATCACAAAATGGCCAAGATCTACAGCAAAGGACCTACTTGAAAATCTGCTTTTACGTAAAACCTCATTCTTGGTAaactttaaatgttttttctttttttttcttttcccgtTTGTCTGTGTGTGGTATAATTATGAACGTTTTCTTCAGAATATCATAATTCACCATTCATGGAAAAGAAAGTATTGGATGTCAGAGAACGGAATCGAGTCAGGGATTAAGCTTGAGAGATTCTCCGACGTTTTTATTGCTAGAGTTAGTAATGATTGTTTCAAACTTCCTGTTCCAGGCTAGCTAACAGCCAGAAGAAACATAGTGGAAAATGCAAAACAACGAAATTATAAAACCTGCCAAGTACTTCTCAGAATTGGAAAAGAGCATCCTGCTTGCTTTAGTAGAAAAGTACAAGTATGTGCTGGAGTGTAAGAAGAGCGACGCGCGAACTATTGCCCTCAAGCAGCGCACCTGGCAGGCGCTGGCCCACGAATACAACTCTCAGCCCAGCGTGTCCCTGCGGGATTTCAAACAGCTGAAGAAGTGCTGGGAGAACATCAAGGCTCGGACCAAAAAGATTATGGCCcatgagaggagagagaaagtgaaaCGGAGTGTCAGCCCGCTGCTGAGCACGCACGTCCTGGGGAAGGAGAAGATCGCCAGCATGCTGCCCGAGCAGCTCTACTTCCTGCAGAGCCCGCCCGAGGAGGAGCCCGAGTACCGCGCGGATGCCGCCGCCCAAGGTATGGGTTCCTGACGCCAGCTCGCACGTTCCCCTGGGGGGCCCGGTGCACGGTGCAGATTTCAAATCCTTAATTTCGAGGGAAttgataaaaaagaaactttCCCATCAAACTTGCCTTTCCCAACTCAAAACTTCTGACTATACGAGATGCTCAGGTCATGTTGTGCATAAAAACAGAAGCTCTTGCTTACCTCCCATGCCGTCTCTCTTAAAGAGGCCTCACTTATCTCTTAATTACCTAAGAAGGGAAAATAAGGGGCTCCATTAAAATAGTTATTAACGAAGTACCTTAGTTGCTTATCTCAACGTATCTCAGATGTATGAAAGAGAATTTGTTTGAGGATTTGTATTTATTCCCTCGAtcgtatttttttatttaaaaaaattatgtgcaAAGTACTGCCGTTAAGTTACTCAAAAGGCCACGTGAAGAAAGTGAACTATTTCAAACTTAAGAGAAGTACAGAGACTAGGGTAGCAAACTTCCATGGAACAGTCACCCAGATTAAAAACCAGCATTTGTCCCATTATAATATTGTGATCTATAGTTTTGGTTTGTGGCACTCCAGGAAACTtgagaaattctggaaaaaattcattttagttttaatatacttccaatgaaaaaagaaaaatatatcgtACATAATTCCTAGGGAAGGGAGAGACTGTCATATAATCAAGGCTGTAATGAAAGTGTGTCATGGCTTTAAAAAGTTGGAATTAAGGGGCTGTTAGAAATGTCTCCAGGCAAAGGGAAGATGAGAATGCATGCAGATTAACTGTTGATGACTCCTGCCTCTTGTAAGATAGGAATGGCCAGTTTATATAAAGAGTCATTGCAGTTTGTGGAAAATATACCTTGAAAGCAGAGGAGGATTCTTGGGAAGGCCAAAGGGTTGCTCATAAGGTGCTCCAAGTACCCAAGAAGCATTTGCCTTGGAAAATCCAATTTTTGTCTTGCAGGATGAGAAATTCACTTATTAGTGTCCCCAGAGTAAACTGAGCTCTGAGGGACTGGTTaattaaaagtcactaaaaaattatttaaaactaaGAATGTTATCCTTGTAGGGTGGAAAAGATAATAACCAAGCGAACAGAATACATGTTTTTGATTAGCACATTATTTTTCCCTGTTGGCAGATCATCCTGGGAAGTTAAATtacaatcaatttttttttttttttttttttttttttgctgatcaTTGACTAAAGTTAAGTCCAGGGGGCAGTTGGGCAACTGTTGCAGTGAATGTCAAGAAATCCATGCATTGTTTCCCAGGGTAGGAACCCTGTGGCTGAGTTTTGATTCTTGGGTTCCCCTGCCAGGGCACCTCCCGGAAGACAGTGTTTATGTGGACACTGCCAGCTCTCTCTCACCTCTCCTTGCTGCTGCTTCTATGGTGGAGGGGCCTGCTGCTAAGTGACAGTGTCCTTGCTTTGGAGGTGTTTATAGCTTCAGCTGGTTCCTCTCCGTTATGCTGGCCTTGGAGCAATTCAGTGTCTGTGAGGCAGTGAAAGGGGAGGTgctggtggagggagggaggaaggtgaaTCAGCAGGGCTACTTTTCAAATTGCTTATATTCCCTGGGAGATGTTGCCCAGGAAGATGCTGGTGTGGACTGCTTTCAGTTCACTTTGCAAATCTTTGATCTGGATTATTGCATATTGATTTCTTAGGGTTATTCTAAGAGGACAGTTTTATTCCCCACTTTCAAATTCTAGGGTAGGATCTAGAAAGTCCATTACacaaaattttttctctttctttttagaggagatgATGTAATTCATTTAGTCATAAACAGAATTTATAAATTTCCAGCAAAAAGGGAATAAATATGGATTCTCAGTGTCCTTCCTGTAGGGACGTTTGCTAGACAGTCACTTgtaaaagagatttattttaaattggatGTTTGTATGTATATGACAGGTGAGACTTCTCTTTTTGCTGGTGATTATTTAAGTACAGCCATATGCTGTCTGGTTCCTGTTTCCAGGTCAGATCTGGAGGGAGGTGGAGAACAGGGCTGCTTTGCCAGTTGGGAACTGTGTCCAAAGTAACCTGTTAACTCTAGTAGTTAAATACTGAAACTCTTTCCGTACAGTACAACAGCTTTGAGTTTACCTCACTCATTTTGCATTTCAGTttacttttaagaaagaaaaagaaagctggaattgTTAATCATCCCTTCTGGGTCTTGTTGGGAAAAAGGTTGAAAACCTGCAATAGGGTTATGACTctcattccattgtgtgtattttGATACAGGGActagtgtgtgtgcgtgtgtgcgtgtgtatcgCTAACgctgtgctgtccaatacagtagccacaaATCACATGAGGCTGATAAGTACTTGTAATGTGGGGAGACTGAA
This portion of the Vicugna pacos chromosome 4, VicPac4, whole genome shotgun sequence genome encodes:
- the MSANTD3 gene encoding myb/SANT-like DNA-binding domain-containing protein 3 — protein: MQNNEIIKPAKYFSELEKSILLALVEKYKYVLECKKSDARTIALKQRTWQALAHEYNSQPSVSLRDFKQLKKCWENIKARTKKIMAHERREKVKRSVSPLLSTHVLGKEKIASMLPEQLYFLQSPPEEEPEYRADAAAQESFAVSNRELCDDEKEFIHFPVCEGTSQPEPSCSAVRITATKNYRSKTSQEGALKKMHEEEHHQQMSILQLQLIQMNEVHVAKIQQIERECEMAEEEHRIKMEVLNKKKMYWERKLQTFTKEWPVSSFNRPFPNSP